The following are encoded in a window of Dysidea avara chromosome 4, odDysAvar1.4, whole genome shotgun sequence genomic DNA:
- the LOC136252820 gene encoding fibrinogen-like protein A: MIIIPQLVIIALSLLLVNADDEEYCTKLIGKCNEDFTTKCKHRQYNIKNCCNLKMFSSPTGVYTIRKEHFDTTDVYCDMDTDDGGWIVIQRNKKDSEQSFNKNWESYENGFGNLTGEFWYWLKGINCIMQTGQWEMRVGIQNSDNTWTYLHYNQFKVGTDSEG; this comes from the coding sequence ATGATTATCATTCCTCAACTTGTCATAATAGCACTATCACTTCTACTGGTCAATGCTGATGATGAAGAATACTGCACTAAATTAATTGGTAAATGTAATGAAGATTTTACCACCAAGTGTAAGCATCGACAATACAACATCAAAAACTGCTGTAATCTAAAAATGTTCTCTTCACCAACTGGAGTGTATACAATTAGAAAGGAACACTTTGATACTACTGATGTCTACTGTGACATGGATACAGATGATGGAGGATGGATTGTGATACAAAGAAACAAGAAGGACAGTGAACAGAGTTTCAACAAGAACTGGGAAAGCTATGAAAATGGATTTGGCAACCTCACAGGAGAATTCTGGTACTGGCTAAAAGGAATAAATTGCATCATGCAAACTGGCCAATGGGAGATGAGAGTGGGTATTCAAAATTCTGATAATACCTGGACCTACCTCCACTACAATCAGTTCAAAGTTGGAACTGACAGTGAAGGTTGA
- the LOC136252819 gene encoding fibrinogen-like protein A, whose amino-acid sequence MKIVVQLITLSLLLLLIDANQYCDNLVRECNANFKTRCLLNFTINNCCDLKLFSSPSGIYKLRKGAFDTGNGYCDMDNAEGGWLVIQRNKKDSKVNFSRKWKDYEEGFGDVKSEFWYGLKQLRCLVERGQWEMRVDYQTSSKAWAYIHYTQFSIGSASDEYPLMVGGFTGIGSNTFATSNNMKFTTVDNENDKWSGGNCAARYASGWWFNSCHGINPNQRPPYPSLLFVEMKIRPKNCITQ is encoded by the coding sequence atgaagaTTGTTGTTCAACTCATCACACTGTCACTATTGCTGCTACTGATTGATGCTAATCAATACTGTGATAACCTGGTCAGGGAATGCAATGCAAACTTCAAGACTAGGTGTTTGCTGAACTTCACTATTAATAATTGCTGTGATCTGAAACTTTTCTCATCTCCCTCCGGTATCTACAAACTAAGAAAGGGAGCATTTGACACTGGCAATGGCTACTGTGACATGGACAATGCTGAAGGTGGATGGCTGGTGATACAGAGAAACAAGAAAGATAGCAAAGTGAACTTCAGCAGAAAGTGGAAAGATTATGAAGAAGGATTTGGAGATGTCAAGTCAGAATTCTGGTATGGTTTAAAGCAGTTACGTTGCTTAGTAGAACGAGGCCAATGGGAAATGAGAGTTGATTACCAAACATCTAGCAAGGCTTGGGCCTACATCCACTACACTCAGTTCAGCATAGGAAGTGCTAGTGATGAATACCCATTGATGGTAGGAGGCTTCACTGGTATAGGTTCTAATACCTTTGCAACCTCTAACAACATGAAGTTTACCACTGTGGACAATGAAAATGATAAATGGAGTGGTGGTAACTGCGCAGCAAGGTATGCAAGTGGATGGTGGTTCAACAGTTGTCATGGTATTAATCCTAACCAACGACCACCTTATCCATCACTACTCTTTGTTGAGATGAAGATTCGTCCCAAGAACTGCATAACTCAGTAA
- the LOC136252816 gene encoding uncharacterized protein has product MYADDTELHFSHGDLSVVEKTLQADVGNVSTWLVVNRFKLNVIKSLCMLIGSRQRTGGLNLKIMLCGAILKQVCSTKYLGVYFDQHLTWQVHVDYVLGRVRMKLFAMDQVRPASSRVLQLLYQAYILPVLDYCDTVWLPSNSSSTRRLERLHSKFTSSFHSSDNFNFRSSLTERRTFHTAVQVFKILNKISPPYLHGIFSYAVDVTGRSGRNLHRLFVPSVRTNYGKQSLAYRGTAIWNRLPKALYSAKTGIAEKQPSLADAIFPD; this is encoded by the exons atgtatgcagatgatacGGAGCTTCACTTTAGCCATGGTGACCTTTCTGTTGTTGAAAAAACCCTTCAAGCAGATGTAGGGAATGTTTCCACTTGGCTGGTTGTTAATAGATTCAAATTGAACGTGATTAAATCATTATGTATGCTCATTGGTTCCCGCCAGAGAACTGGAGGGCTGAATCTCAAAATAATGTTGTGTGGTGCTATCTTGAAGCAAGTTTGTTCTACTAAGTATTTGGGTGTATATTTTGATCAGCATCTCACTTGGCAGGTTCATGTGGATTATGTTCTTGGTAGAGTTAGAATGAAACTTTTTGCTATGGATCAGGTTAGGCCGGCTTCCTCTAGAGTTCTGCAGTTGCTATATCAAGCTTATATTTTACCGGTGTTGGATTATTGTGATACTGTGTGGTTACCATCAAATTCTAGTAGTACTCGTCGTTTGGAAAGACTCCATTCTAAGTTTACATCATCTTTCCATTCCTCTGATAACTTTAACTTCCGATCATCTTTAACTGAAAGGCGTACTTTTCACACAGCTGTACAGGTTTTTAAAATTCTCAACAAGATTTCCCCTCCTTATTTACATGGGATTTTTTCATATGCTGTGGATGTTACTGGTCGCTCTGGTAGAAATTTACACCGATTATTTGTTCCAAGTGTTAGAACTAATTATGGAAAACAGTCTTTGGCGTACAGGGGTACGGCCATATGGAACAGATTACCTAAAGCACTATACAGTGCTAAAACT ggcatagctgaaaaacagccttcttTGGCTGACgctattttccctgattaa